The DNA region ATAGCATAGTAAGCTGTCAAAAAGCGCATTGCTGTGCCCGCCGGACCGATGTCTACGATTTCGGATTTGCAATTTTCGATTTCGGAATTATCAGGAGAAGCGTTTCCTGCCAGAACCTCCTGGCTCTTGGCTCTTGACTGTTGGTTCTCCCTTAAAATACCTGCCAGTAAAACAGCGTCAGCAGCGTCAGATACGTTTTCAACCCTCACTTTACCTTTGCTTAACGCTTCGATGATCAGGGCGCGGTTACACTCACTTTTTGAACCGGTGAGGTTAACCGTGCCGTTAATGAACTTATTATTTCTTTTCAGAATGATGTTATGCATCATTAAAAATATTAGGCGTGTGTAAGTTTTTCTGCTGCCTGGCCCTGAGCGGCGTCGGCGTTCATTACTTCTGTTTGCCTGCGGATAGATTCGTTGTGAACTAATTCAAGCAATTTTTCAGTAAACTCGGCGCTTAATTTTAATGCTTTACCGTAAGTTGTACGTTTTTGAAGGATTTCATCCCAGCGGCCAACTTGTAAAATGGTAATGTTGTTATCTTTTTTGTACTGGCCGATTTTTTCTGCAATCTGCATACGCTCAGCAATTTTCTGGATTAACAGGTCGTCGATCTTGTCGATCTGGTTACGTAGTTCAGCCAGTTTATCGTTTACTTCAGAATTTCTAACTTCCGCTTTACGCAAAGTTAAGTGGTCGATGATATCGGCAAGAGCTGCAGGAGTAACCTGTTGTTTAGCATCTGTCCAGGCTACGCTTGGATCGATATGTGATTCGATCATTAAGCCTTGCATATCAAGGTCTAAAGCTTTTTGTGAAACATAACCGATCAGATCGCGATTACCTGAAATATGGCTCGGGTCATTAATAAGAGGTAATTCAGGAGCCAGGGTTTTTAAGGCGATAGCAACATCCCACATCGGTTCATTACGGAAAGCAGATTTTTCGTAAGATGAGAAACCGCGGTGGATCGCAGCTAATTTAGTAATACCTGCATTATTGATACGCTCTAAAGCGCCGACCCATAATGAAAGATCAGGATTTACCGGGTTTTTAACCATTACAGGCACATCAACACCTTTTAAAGCATCGGCGATTTCCTGAACTGTGAATGGATTGGCAGTTGAACGTGCACCTACCCAAAGGATATCAACACCGGCTTTTAAAGCTTCTTCAACGTGTTTTGCTGTAGCAACCTCAACAGCTGTTGGCAAGCCTGTTTCTTCTTTAGCGCGTTTTAACCATTCCAAACCAATGCTGCCAATACCTTCAAACTCACCCGGGCGTGTACGTGGTTTCCAGATACCTGCACGCAAAGCTGAGATTTTACCTGTTTGGGCTAATAAATGAGCTGTGGCTACTAATTGTTCCTCTGTTTCAGCGCTGCAAGGGCCTGAAATAACCAAGGGCTCCTTACCTGTTTTAATCCAGGTGTTAAGCGGCTGTATGTTTAAATTTAGTTTCATCGTTTTTTTGTTTGTCCGGCGATAGCCGGGAATGTTAGTTAATAATTTAAATTATGTTAGTTTTTTGGGTTTCTGCTTGTTAATGGTCTTTATTTATACATTACGCCTGATATTGATATACTTGCGGATGCTCCGTTCGGCCCGGCGAGGTTTTGGGCTCACCGCATGCTCATCATCGTGCCTTTCGTACTCGCCAAGGATATTGAAGTTATGGGTGTACTTAAGGATTTGCCTTATGGAAGCGTCATATTGTTTTTGCTCTTCCCATTCTATATCTACATAAAAATTGTACTCGTTGCGCTTGCCCAAAATCGGCATCGACTGAATTTTGCTCATATTTACACCTTCTTCGGCAAAAATATTAAGCACTTTAGCCAACGCACCAACTTTGTTACTCACCTGGAAGCATAAAGAAGCTTTGTTAGCCGGTTTCTTCTCGATATTATCATGATGGGTAAGGATCAGAAAACGGGTAAAGTTTCTTTTGTTCGATTCGATGCGGCGTTCCAAAACATCCAGACCGTAAAGCTTGGCGGCTAAGGAGTTTGCAATAGCAACCGTATCTGTTAGCTGTTCATCCCTGATGCGTTTAGCACAGGCTGCAGTATCACTGCTCTCCACAATTTTAAGGTGCGGATATTCGTCAAAAAAATCAACACACTGGCGTAAGGCAATGGGGTGGGAGGTTACATATTTGATATCCTCGAATTTTACCCCGGGTAAAGCCATCAGGTGCAGTTGAATGGGCAGGTAAATTTCACCAACTACGGGAAAGCCATAATCAAGCAGCAAGGTATAGTTTGGCAGGATGCTGCCGGCGATGCTGTTTTCGATAGCCATTACCACATAATCGGCCTCACGGTTTTTTAAACTCTCAAATGTTTGTTTGAAAGAGTTGCATTCAATGGTCTCGGTGTTTTCGCCGAAGTATTTCAATGCAGCTTCTTCGTGAAAAGAGGCCCGGATACCCTGAATTGCGACTTTTGGTTGTTCTATTTTCATAAACCTGCTTAAAGCAAAAAGTCCCGGCTGGTAGGCCGGGACTTTTTAGTTTCTTTATATGTTTGTTTTGTACATATTAGTCCCGGCTCTCACTGGTAAAGTAAAAGTAGTAGCCAAAGAAGTATGCACCTGTTAATTTCATTTGTCGTTTTTTTATTACGACGTAAATGTACGGTAAAAAAAGAGTTTGTCAATAGAAAATTTTATTTTTTGTTAAAAAAGAATAGTCAACAAAATTAAATTTGGCGAAAGTCGGTTTTTTGATTCGCCAAACGTTGTTTTTCCGATGTAAGTTATCTTAACACCCGATTTTTCAGGATGGTTTCATTAAAGGTACGGGTTTGCTCGTCAGAATACCCGGATTTTTGTAACTGTTTTGCTCGAGCTTGGATATTAACTGCAGTATTGTTTTAGGTATGCTTGAAGGCAGCATCCAAATATACTGTGGCTAAGCGGCTGTTTCGTGTTTTTTATGCGTCTCTTCCATCGCTTTATATTCGCGTTGCAATATGCGCGCGGTCTGGGTACTGCCATCATGGCTCCATCCCGGAGGATTTAAGAGATAGCCGATCTTTGATTTAAGATCGGGAGCATTTTTTACATCATGCAATAAAGCCTTCCATTCATGGAATAGAACATTCACAGGCCCCATATCTTCAGGCTGTTTGGTTAAGCCATATTTAACCGGCTCTGGTAAATCTTCATCGCGGAAAGTACCAAATATTCTGTCCCAGATAATCAATACCATGCCCATGTTTTTATCCAGGTAAGGAATGTTTGATGCATGGTGTACACGGTGATGGGCAGGTGTCACAAAGATCCATCCGTACCATTTTGGCAAGGGAATTTTGTACTGCGTATGCACGAGGTTGCCGTATAGCTGTGTAATTAAATAAGCATACAAGATATCTAAAGCAGTAAAGCCCATTACCGCCAATGGTAAATAAAAGAACACCCTGTAAAGGGGTTCAAAAACTGTAGATCTAAAACCTGTTGTAAAATTAAAATGCTCGGACGAGTGATGGGTAACATGCATCGCCCAAAACATTCGGCAGTAGTGCCCGGTGTAATGCAAAACCCAATATAAAAAATCCTGCACTACGACAAGGGTAAACCAATACAGAAATATATTATGAATCTGGAATAACCTAAAATGCAGGTATGTATAATCTAAAATAAAAAAAGTAAAAAACTTAACGCAAAGGTTGATTACAACAGCCAGGGCAGTAAGGTAGATATTGGTCAGCGTATCGCGGGTTTCATAGTACTTGCGATCTTCCCAATAGCTCAGAGCCATTTCAACAAGCGTTAAAATAACCAATAAGCCCATTAAAACAAGGGCCGCCTGATTTCGCGGATCTAAATGCTGAAGCATGTTACAAGTTAATGTAATATCTTAAACTTTCACAAAGTTCGTGGGCAGTGCACACATTATCAATACTAAACTCACCTATATGTGTTAATAAGGTGCAATTAATCTCATCACCAACGTTCTTTTTGTCCTTTTTCATATTCAACAGCAGTTCGTCGAAACTGTCTTCATTGATGGTATGCCTGGGATAAAGATCGGTCAATACCTTTACAATTTCATGAAGTTCTTCTGAAGGCAACCCTGTTTTTTTGTGGGCGAGGTATGATTCGCAAATCATGCCGATAGCTACGGCTTCACCGTGCGAAAGGCTATCTTCATCATGCAGTAAAGAATAAGTTTCGACAGCGTGGCCGATAGTATGCCCAAAGTTAAGCGCTTTACGGATGCCTTTCTCGTGCGGGTCTTGTATGGTAATTTCGTTTTTGATCTGTACCGAACGATGTACCAATTCAACCGATGGGTTTTTCAGGTCGCTGTTTTTTAGTTTGTTCCAGTAAGCGGCATCAACAATTAAACCATGTTTGAGCATTTCGGCCAAACCTGAAAGGATCTGGCGCGGCGGGAGGCTTTGTAAAAATTCATGTGCTATAAACACAGCTTTAGGCATAGTGAATGTACCGATGATGTTTTTAATCCCATCAACATCGATACCTGTTTTGCCTCCAACCGAGGCGTCAACCTGCGAAAGCAGGGTAGTAGGCACCTGTACAAAATCTATCCCTCTTTTGTAAGTAGAAGCGGCAAAGCCCCCCATATCTGTAATAACGCCACCACCTAAATTGATCATAAGGCTCTTGCGGTCAGCACCAAAGTCAATCAGCATTTTCCAAACACCTACGCAAAAATCAATGTTTTTGCTTTCCTCGCCTGATGAAACCTCGATCAGGTCGTAATTATTAAAGTCTGTAAGTTTGCTGGTAAGTAACGGCAGGCAATGTGCGCCCGTGTTTTCGTCGGTTAAAATAAAAAATTTTGAATAGTTGCCTTTTTTGATAAAATCAACCAACTCATCAAGGCTATTATCGAAATAAACCGAGTAATTATCGCTTAAAATAGTGTTCATTATTATATTACTATAATTTTATTTCCATCGAACTCAACCGTGTCACCTCTTTTTACTTTGAGTCGTTTTCGGTAATCAACCGCGCCGTTATACTTCACGAGGCCTTCAGTTACAACTATTTGCGCCTCGCCGCCGGTTTGCACTAAGTTCACAGCCTTGAGTAGCTGGATCATTGGGATAAAGTCCCCTTCTAACTTAAATTCGATCATGGGATGGCAAAAATAAACTATTCATGCAATTATGAGTTATCATTTTATAATTTTGCAGATGACCTCTAACGAAACTAACAATAATCAAGGACGAACTACGCCCTCGTTCGAAAATACAGAAATAGCTTTTCGCCATTCATCCAATGCCGATCTTAACCGGGCGTACTGGCTGTTCAGGATGATTAATGTCAACTTTTTAGTGAGGATTGGCCCGCCGATTACCAATTTTGCCATGAAGATTGGTTTGCCGATAAAGAGTATTATCAAAGCTACCATATTTAAACATTTTTGCGGCGGTGAAACTATTGCCGAATGTGATAATACCATCAAAAATCTTTATAGCGGTAGGGTAGGTACTATCCTGGATTATTCGGTAGAGGGAGAGGAAGAAGAAACCGTATTTGATAATACCCGCGATGAGATTATCCGTACTATTGACCGCGCTGCCAAAGACAAAGCTATTCCGCTTACTGTATTTAAAATAACAGGCGTAGGCCGTTTTGGCCTGCTTGAGAAGCTTGATGCGCGCCTTAAACTAAACGATACTGAAGAAGAGGAGTGGAGAAGGGTACAAGCCCGGGTGTTGGCGATATGTGATAAGGCATATAAAAACAATGTACCGGTAATGATAGATGCAGAGGAAAGCTGGATCCAGGATACCATCGATCTTTTGGCACTTACAATGATGACTCAGTTTAACAAGCAAAAACCGATAGTATATAATACCTATCAAATGTACAGGCATGATAAACTGGCCTCGATGTTAAACGATCATGCTATTGCTCAAAGCGAAGGCTTTATCTTGGGAGCGAAAATAGTACGCGGTGCGTATATGGAGAAAGAGCGCAAACGTGCCGAAGAAAGAGGTTATCCTTCTCCGATTCAGCCCGATAAAAAATCTGCTGATCTTGATTATGATTCAGCACTTGATTATTGTACCAGTCATATCAATGAAATAGCTTTTATAGCAGGCACACATAATGAAGAAAGCTGCCGTTTGCTGGCCGAATTGCTGGATAATAAAAGTATCGATCATAAACATCCGCATGTTTATTTTTCGCAATTGCTTGGCATGAGCGATAACTTAAGCTTTAACCTCGCCCATGCCGATTATAATGTAGCTAAATACGTGCCTTATGGACCGGTAAAGGCTGTATTACCATATTTATTTCGCCGTGCACAGGAAAATACGGCAATAGCCGGGCAAATGAGCCGCGAGTTAAGCTTAATTACAAAAGAAAGAAAGCGCCGAAGCGCTTAACTTATAAAACTACCATACAAGAGAGCATTTATTAAATTAGTTGCTCTCTTTTTGCAAAGGACTGTATAGTATCCGGAGCCGTCATAAGAAAGGTCTGGATGCCCAACTTTTTTGCGGCCTCCAGGTGCTGCGGGCTATCGTCAATAAATAAGGTTTCTTCGGGCTTTAACTTATTTTCCTTAAGTACCTGCTCAAAAATTGCAGGCTCTGGCTTGCGTTTGCCCGTAAGGTGCGAGTAATATGTTTTTTCGAACAGGTGATCGTTCCCCTCAAAACCGAAATCGGTTTTAAGATAGTTCATGATATAATCATAATGGATAGCGTTAATATTGCTAAGCAAAAAAGTACGGTATTTGTCTTTTAGCTTTAACAGTAATTCGTGATTCCCTTCGGCAATTCCGACCAATATACTGTTCCATGCAGCATCAATCTGAAGATCGGTAAGGGAAGAGTCGTTGGTTTTTTCTCTTACGTAATCCCTGAATTGTGCTGCGGTAACTTCGCCACGATCAAATTTATCAAAAATTTCATCCTGGGTTTTGTGGCCAAAAAACGCTTCGGGGTTACTTATACCTAATTGATTCCATGATTGTTGAACACGGAGAAAGTCGATACTGAAAATAACGTTACCATAATCGAAGATGATATTTTTAATATTTTCCATAAAAAGAGTTTGAGATATGGCCGCAAATATGTAAAATTGCACCCGCAAACAAAAACAAAATAACTGCGCCTATAGCTCAGTCGGTTAGAGTAGAAGACTCATAATCTTTTGGTCCCTGGTTCGAGCCCAGGTGGGCGCACTTAGTAAAAAAGCCGTTTCTGCATCAGAAATGGCTTTTTTTGTTTCTAAACGCCGAGTTCGGTCCCTCAGCAGCATCGTCACTGTGAAGTTTTCGTGACGAGATTTACAGGTTTTTTTGTTGAACTTGACACGTAATCTTCACAAATACGTCACGAAGATTTCGGGTCATAAATGTAAATTTTATGGCAACTGTAGCTGCAGTCGTTTATGAACACCACAAAAAAAATGATGGAACTTTTAACGTAAAAATTAGGGTCTATCACAAGTCGCAAAAGAAGTATATTGATACTACTCATTTTGTCTCAAGGAGACAATTGGATGCGGAATTCAATATCAAAGACAAGTATCTTTTACGGGTGCTTGAAGAAACTCTCGAAGAATATCGCGAAGAGATCACTCGACTTAAAAGTAAGATCGATTTTCTTACCTGTGAAGGCTTACGTGACTATTTACAAAATTTGAACAGCGATATTGATTTCATAAAATTCGCACAGGAGCACATCGATCGATTGATCGAAGAAAAACGAGAGCCTTACTCCAAATGCTTTCGAGTAGTGAGGAATAGTCTGATCGATTATTTCAAACGTACTTCCGCTTCAATCACAGAAATCACGTCGACAATGCTCCATAGCTATGAGCGCTTTCTAAAAAGTGAAAGAACGCATAAACGGATCAATCAACTGGGTAAAGAAGTTACAACTACGGAGAAAGGATTGACGGAGAGTGGTCTTCACAATCACATGAGAGATCTAAGAACCTTGTTCAATGCAGCAAGGAATCTATACAATGATGATGATCTCGGCATTTACAAGATAAAGCATTATCCGTTCAAAAAATACAAAATCGGATCTGCCCCACTTACAGAAAGTAGAGATAACACAATTGAAGAGGTGAAGACCATCATGGAATGTGTGGCGGAGTCCGGTAGCCGTGCGGAGTTAGCGAAAGACCTTTACATGCTTTCATTTTTCATGTGTGGGATGAATGCGGTCGACCTATATAATTCTGAAACCAAGTGGATCAAAAATGGCAGACTTGAATATAATCGTGCAAAAACGAAAGGCAGGAGAAAAGACAGGGCTTTTATCAGTATCAAAATAATTGATGAAGCGATTCCATTATTAAATAAATATATAGGTAAGTTAACGACCAGATATTGCAATTACGAAGGCTTGGACACTGCCCTATCTGATGGCATGAAGAAGCTTAGGGAACTGACAGGTATTCCTGATATTACACTTTATTGGGCTCGGCATACATTTGCTACTCTTGCCAGAAATGAGTGCCGGATGAGTAAAGATGACGTTGGTCAGGCATTAAACCATATTGATAATGGCCATCGTACTACCGATATATATATCGCAAAAGACTGGCGTATAGTGGATGAGGTTCAGGAGAATGTAGTCGATTTGCTGCGCTCAATCAGTAAAGATGTCGAGATCCTTCAAATTGATCCAATTGTTCAACGCGGTGCTATGCGAGCTATCTATGCTTAAGTGTTCTCTAATGGAATCGTTGAATTCTAAAGACCGAATAGATCTATTAATATTTGTATTAGTAGCTTAATCCCTCAAACACTCGGCTAAGTTTGGTATCTTGCTTTTCCTAACCATCGCAAACAATAATGAGAATAACATCGATAAAAGGACTAACACAGGAACAGGAAAGGATATATGATGGATTGTTGCAAATAGGTGAGCTGCTTGCCGCCTTTTACATTGACGCGGTTCTCATTGCCCGCGAACAATGTTTCTTACAAACAAAGGTCAATTTAATTGCTCATTGTGCGCGTGAAATAGACGGAGGTTTACGGGAGATTTTTGTACCTGATAGGGAAAAATTAACCGTGGAAGCCACTCTGCCAGGAAAAAACAAAGGACATTATGCGTCGATACTTGTTGCATTAGGAAACAACAATACGGCAATTGCCGACGAATGGCTTGATGTTGCAAAACGGTTTCACGGTTTGGCTCATCGCCATCAACCGTGGTTGAAACCCAAGAATGTTTCCGAAGTCTTTGAACTATGGGCGCGTTATGAAAAAATCCTATTCATCTTAACGGGCTCATTTTATGCGATTAAGGACAGGATCGACCAGCTTACGAATTTGGCTGTTCCGACGCCAGAGATCATAGAAGTGCTCAAAAACCTGAATCAGGGCCGCCAAAATGAATTTCAATTTTTTAAAAACCTTAACAAACCTGATTGGCTAAAACCACTGTTTGAGGCCGGTGCATTTGATCTTGCTAAACAAGAACCTGTGTATGACCACTTAGGCAGACAAGTCCTAATTGATTGGCTTCCTTTACGCTATTTGGCGAACATTGCTGAGGCTGCTACCATTAGGAAGGAAAAAATAATAGTCGACATCATCGACGGTTTAAAAAAACAAGTTATAGCAAGAGAATTTTTTGTTGACGACTACTCTGTTTATATGATATACAAAACATTAGGTGGTCTGCGGAATTACATATTTAATCAAAGTGATGTAGAATTTCTCAATGCCTATTATGATTATGCTCCCCGTGGCCAATTTCCATTGCACGAATCTTACTTATTGGAAACTTTAGTGAAGAAATATGTGACCGGCGGACAGAAAGATGGCCTTATGACGTTGCTCACTTATTGCTTCGGATTTCGAAAAAAAGAAGAAAAAGTGGATTTCTTTAAAGAAATTGGGATATATACCCACAACAGCATTTTTCCCAATTTTTCATCTATAACTCACCACTATACAATAGACGACTTTTTGTCCAGGATCATTGAGATTACCGGCACCGATTTGCTCTTTGCTCTTAGTGACACCGTTGAAGAACTCGCCGAAGTTAGATCGTATGAATTAAATAGTATTCCCTCTGTTGAGGTCAGTCAGCAAACTGAAATGTACATGCATGACTGGATACTAAACCTCGTAGAATTTATACGTAACGGGGCAGAGTCATTGTCAAAAGAGGAACTTATATCTTTTGTAAAGCATTTGCTTAGTAAAGAAACGGATATACTTCAGCGTATTGCTATCCACCTGATTCGGTTTTCTTACGAGGATACCAGTGATCTGTTTTGGGATTGGATTGGCGCGAACCGCTTGAAAGGATACTTTAACATTCATGAATTATACTTACTAATTCAAATTATATCTGGAAAGCTCAATATCGAAGAATTTAAAAAGCTGGTCGATTGGATCGAGCAAATGCTTTATGAGTCAGAACATTACAAACAGGAAGAGTTGGTGAGGTTTAAAGCACATCGCATTCGGTGCTACTTTTCAGCTTTTCAACCGGAGGAACAACCACAGGCAGATTTATTAAAAGAAAGATCAGCGCATTATCTGCAGATAGATAGCTGGCCACTGGAGCATCCTGAATATGATACTTATTCGACTTCAAGCATGGGTTATGATATTCCTATCCAGGCTGTCGAACTTGAAGCCATGTCCGTGAATGAACAAGTTGCATATATAAAAGCATTACCAAAAAAGGATGACTTTGATACTACACCACAGGGATTAGGTCTTTTGCTCAATAACGCGATTATAGGAGCGCCGGGAAAATATGAATCTGCTTTGCCAGAGTTATTGACATTGGGCGATTTGTATTTACAACAAGTTATCAGCTCTTTTGGCTGGGTAGTTAAGAATGGTACATTATCGGATTGGAAAACGCTGATAACAAAAATAGATGAAAGGTTGCTTAGGGGTGAAAATCCCCAGGCGGGCTTGAATGACTATGAGCAAACACTTACTGCTTTGGCAGAATTACTTGTCCAACTATACGAACACGGCGATAAATTCGACTATTCACTGGATGACCTTGATTATTTGATAGGTCTTTGTGAAAGGTTGCTGTTGATAGATTTTCCTAATCAACTATCTGAAAGTTCTTATCGCGACCATCTTTCTGATCGGCTCAACAGCCTTTGGGGTAAGGCTTTTGACGCGCTGGTTGGCTTTAATAGATTCTGGTCAAATCACGCCGAAAACAAAGGCGGAGTCAAACTTAACAAAACTATTTCCGCTTATATAGAAAAATATATTAGCAGCCCCGAAACCACACCACCGTCCTTTTTTATCAATATAGGATGGCACTTCCCATATTTGTTGGCAATTGGCCCAGAATGGTGCGCAAAGCATGCAGGGCAGTTGTTCCCTATTGAACATGGGTATCAATTTGGGCTGGTGATTGATAACGTTTTATCCCCATATCAGGAAGTTCACAAAAACGTATTGCTGTATTTCGGTGATAATAATTTAAATGCCTATCTGGTAAATCGGAAATACTCTGACGAAGCCAGCTTCAATAGAGTTTGCCGTTATGCCTTAACAGAGTTAAACTATATTGATAATCAGTCTATTGATAGGCAAGGGTCATTGATAAATCTAATAGTAGAAAAGGGCGATCCGGAGCAATACAAAGCGCTGATTACTGTGGCTTTACAAAATAAACATGCAAACGAGATGGCGATGATGACGTTATGGTCAAATCTCCAGGATCGTATATTAAAAGCGGAAAAAGAATACGAAGTTGTAATAGCCAATGTTGGTAGTCTTGCTTTAATAAGTGGTGTTTCCACACAAACGCTTGATTTATTGGATAAAGCGATCCCATATTTAAAAAATGGGTCGGTACCTTACCAACTTACAGCGCTATTATCGCGAAGATTTGAAATCTCGCCAGTTCGGATTGCGGAAACTATATTAGCCATTTGGGATCAGACGAAATTACGGGTTATGGTTACCGAGGAATTATCCGATTTCATAGAGAAGCTGTATGCACAAGGTTTCAAAGCATCAGCAGATGAATTATGTATTTACGTGGGTGGGCTGGGGAACTATGAACTGAAGCCTATATTTGATAAATACCAGGTAAAGAATTTACCGTCATTAAACGGAGATGGCTTATAATTAAATATGGGAGATGTTTTGAGGATACCAATTTCCGTTGCCTCCCCGAATTGTTGGAAATTAGAAAACGACGTTAACTGTTTTCTAAAAATAAAACTGTTTGTACCTTAGTGAAACAAAGCCTTAGTGCTATCATACTTAACCTTATTATTTATTAATTGGAAATCTCAGAAGAAAAACTTAAGGCACTAAGAACTTATACATGTTCAGTTATGAACCATGTATATTGGGTTAAGCAAGCCTTTGATGTAGTTCCATCAAAGGAGCATTATGCATCCTGTATTAATTATGTCGATTTACAAGAATATAGAGATGAGTTCTGCGATGAACTTGTCAATACTATTCCTGAATGGATATATAGTAACAAGAAAGCTGCCGAGATAATCGACCAAATGATCACCGAAGAAGGTCGAAGTCCTCGAAATGCCGAGTCTGCACTACGAACTGCTACCTTTCATAAATTCAGAAATGGAGAGACAGACGAAATGTTACTTCAAGGGCAGTTTGGAGAACTGGTTCTATTCAATCTACTTCAAGTATTTTTTGACGCAATACCTTTGCTACGCAAAATGTCTTTGACAACGTCAGAGAAAATGGAACGTTATGGCGCTGATGCAATTCATTATAACTATACTAATTCCAAGCACTTACTGTATTTAGGTGAGGCTAAAGCGTATATTAGTTCGTATCAGTTTAATACAGCCTTTGAAAAAGCCTTAAACAGCATTTTGGATAGCTATAAGAATCATAGAACCGAGCTCAAACTTTACATCTATGATGACTTCCTGGATGACGAACTTATACCGATAGCCCAAGCTTACAAAAATGGCACTTTGAGACCTGTTGAATTACAGTTTGTGTCTGTGATACTTTATAATGAAACCAATAGAATTCTTGGCGCATCAGAAGCCGACAAGAAGCAAAGTATTATAAATATTATTACCGACAGAGCAAAGAAAATCGACAAAACCCTATTTAACGATATCGATGAAGCTCTTCTGCCACGTTTTAATTACATTTTCTTCCCTCTTTGGGAAATGACTGAACTGCTTAAATATTTTCAAAAACTTATCGGACGCTAATGAATGTTGAAGAAACAAAAGAGGTATTGAACCAACTCTTAGATATCGACTTACGCAGTAACGCAGCAAAGTTCAAGTTTATTCCTTCATTCGAATACTCGCTAACAAAAGATTTTATTGCTGAATGCATCCAGGTAGTTGATACGTTATCCTATACGATGACAGAAGAAGCGGATCGCCATCTTGTAACAATCTCTGCCCTATTATGGACTTATGCTAAAGACAAATGGTTAGGGTTAGAGGATTACCTGATATTATTCCTTACCCGGCGAGGGTTTGCACCTACTGCCACAATGCTTGATGAAACATATATTCAATCCCAAGAAAAATTTAAAAGTCAAAGAAGCTTATTTAATCAGTTTGCTGTAACATTAAACCAAGTAAAATTCCAAATAAGGGTTGCCGAGAGATCATTTTTGATTACAAGTTTTCAAAAAGAGGTTTGGGACGCTGTGAATAACAATCGTATGGTTGGGGTTTCTGCACCAACTTCTGCGGGCAAGTCCTATATTATTTTGATAAAAATGATGGAACTGTTGCTGGAAAGAATAGGGCCCGTAATTTACATTGTACCAACTTTAAGCTTAGTTGCGCAAGTAGCTACCGATATTAAACGGCAACTCAGTTCTTTCAACATAGACTGCCAAGTCGAAACCTCGTATAATCATCAACAGCATGCACCTAATTTGGTTTACGTTCTAACACAGGAAAAAGCGCTTGCTGCATTTAGTACAACGGAACG from Mucilaginibacter sp. SJ includes:
- a CDS encoding proline dehydrogenase family protein codes for the protein MTSNETNNNQGRTTPSFENTEIAFRHSSNADLNRAYWLFRMINVNFLVRIGPPITNFAMKIGLPIKSIIKATIFKHFCGGETIAECDNTIKNLYSGRVGTILDYSVEGEEEETVFDNTRDEIIRTIDRAAKDKAIPLTVFKITGVGRFGLLEKLDARLKLNDTEEEEWRRVQARVLAICDKAYKNNVPVMIDAEESWIQDTIDLLALTMMTQFNKQKPIVYNTYQMYRHDKLASMLNDHAIAQSEGFILGAKIVRGAYMEKERKRAEERGYPSPIQPDKKSADLDYDSALDYCTSHINEIAFIAGTHNEESCRLLAELLDNKSIDHKHPHVYFSQLLGMSDNLSFNLAHADYNVAKYVPYGPVKAVLPYLFRRAQENTAIAGQMSRELSLITKERKRRSA
- a CDS encoding prephenate dehydratase — translated: MKIEQPKVAIQGIRASFHEEAALKYFGENTETIECNSFKQTFESLKNREADYVVMAIENSIAGSILPNYTLLLDYGFPVVGEIYLPIQLHLMALPGVKFEDIKYVTSHPIALRQCVDFFDEYPHLKIVESSDTAACAKRIRDEQLTDTVAIANSLAAKLYGLDVLERRIESNKRNFTRFLILTHHDNIEKKPANKASLCFQVSNKVGALAKVLNIFAEEGVNMSKIQSMPILGKRNEYNFYVDIEWEEQKQYDASIRQILKYTHNFNILGEYERHDDEHAVSPKPRRAERSIRKYINIRRNV
- a CDS encoding sterol desaturase family protein, translating into MLQHLDPRNQAALVLMGLLVILTLVEMALSYWEDRKYYETRDTLTNIYLTALAVVINLCVKFFTFFILDYTYLHFRLFQIHNIFLYWFTLVVVQDFLYWVLHYTGHYCRMFWAMHVTHHSSEHFNFTTGFRSTVFEPLYRVFFYLPLAVMGFTALDILYAYLITQLYGNLVHTQYKIPLPKWYGWIFVTPAHHRVHHASNIPYLDKNMGMVLIIWDRIFGTFRDEDLPEPVKYGLTKQPEDMGPVNVLFHEWKALLHDVKNAPDLKSKIGYLLNPPGWSHDGSTQTARILQREYKAMEETHKKHETAA
- the aroB gene encoding 3-dehydroquinate synthase, giving the protein MNTILSDNYSVYFDNSLDELVDFIKKGNYSKFFILTDENTGAHCLPLLTSKLTDFNNYDLIEVSSGEESKNIDFCVGVWKMLIDFGADRKSLMINLGGGVITDMGGFAASTYKRGIDFVQVPTTLLSQVDASVGGKTGIDVDGIKNIIGTFTMPKAVFIAHEFLQSLPPRQILSGLAEMLKHGLIVDAAYWNKLKNSDLKNPSVELVHRSVQIKNEITIQDPHEKGIRKALNFGHTIGHAVETYSLLHDEDSLSHGEAVAIGMICESYLAHKKTGLPSEELHEIVKVLTDLYPRHTINEDSFDELLLNMKKDKKNVGDEINCTLLTHIGEFSIDNVCTAHELCESLRYYINL
- a CDS encoding chorismate mutase, coding for MKLNLNIQPLNTWIKTGKEPLVISGPCSAETEEQLVATAHLLAQTGKISALRAGIWKPRTRPGEFEGIGSIGLEWLKRAKEETGLPTAVEVATAKHVEEALKAGVDILWVGARSTANPFTVQEIADALKGVDVPVMVKNPVNPDLSLWVGALERINNAGITKLAAIHRGFSSYEKSAFRNEPMWDVAIALKTLAPELPLINDPSHISGNRDLIGYVSQKALDLDMQGLMIESHIDPSVAWTDAKQQVTPAALADIIDHLTLRKAEVRNSEVNDKLAELRNQIDKIDDLLIQKIAERMQIAEKIGQYKKDNNITILQVGRWDEILQKRTTYGKALKLSAEFTEKLLELVHNESIRRQTEVMNADAAQGQAAEKLTHA
- a CDS encoding RNA-binding S4 domain-containing protein, giving the protein MIEFKLEGDFIPMIQLLKAVNLVQTGGEAQIVVTEGLVKYNGAVDYRKRLKVKRGDTVEFDGNKIIVI